ctgtctctggatcTGGACCCATGGAGACATCAGAAGCACTGCATCAGCCACACACAGAACTGAAGGCACTACAGCTCAGAGCTGCATGTgctcagccacgtctgactctttgcgacccacggactgtagctcgccaggctcctctgtccatggaacactggagtgggttgccattcccttctccaagggatcttcccgacccaaggactgaacccaggtctcctgcatttcaggcagattctttaccactgagccaccagggaagccccaaacaggcGGACACAACAGAGGCCCTTCTGGAAGTCTGAGCAAGGTGGGTGGGAGAGGCATGAGGCAGATCTTGTTTAAGACCTATCCCCCTTGGCCAAAGATGATCAAAGCCAATGTTTTCAGTTACTGAATTTTGAagtctttttccctttaaaagttCCCATCCTTAAGTAGGAATATACCTatgtatcttattctttttgctgtgatggtaaatgggattgattccttaatctctttctgatcttttgttgttaatgTATGGGAATTCAAGAGATTTCTGTTATTAATtatgtatcctgcaactttaccagactcattgatgagctctagtattGCCTCGTAACATCTTTAGGactttctatgtgtgtgtgtgtcatctgcaaacagtgacagttttacttcttcttttccaatttggattatttttatttcttttccttgtctgactgccatggctaggacttccaaaactatgttgaataaaagtggagaGAGTagacattcttgtcttgttcctgatcttagagaaaatgctttcagcttttcaccattgagtatgatgtagGTTTGTTGTATACagcctttattatgctgaggtatgtacatatatacaatggaatattactccattaaaaagaatgaaataatgccatgccatttgcagcaacatgaatggacttggagattatcatactaaatgaagtaagtcagacagagaaaggcaaatatatgatatggcttatatgtggagtcaaaaaaaatgatacaaatgaactaatttacatacaaaaaacagattcacagacttagagaacagactttttaTCAGAGAAAAgagttgggggaagggatagattaggaatttgggattgacatgtacacacagctatatttaaaataaaatgcttttctgtaaaaaaatagtttttcgaacagttaaaaaaaaaagctcccatCAAGCCTCCTTgtgaaggaaaaagggaagaaaggaagtctAGTGCTCTGACCTGCAATGGGGACAGTGATCCTTCAGGTACACATGTCCAGGACAGCCGGGCCATCAGTCTAGAAGAGTTTGGTACCTGCTGCAGGCTGGAGCAGAGAAGCCAATGTCAGACCATCCTGAAGAGGGGTGTGCCTCCTTGCTGGAGCCCTTCTACATCCTGCCCCAGTGCCACTCCTCAGTGCCAGGGGGCTGGATTCAACCAGTCTTATAATGCTGGCAAGTGAGTTCCTGCCAGAATCCAGCTTGACCAACAAGTTGTTAACTGAAACTTCCACAGCCCACCTCCAGATAGTGAGTCTTAGGTGGGGCCCAGAAATCAGTATTTTAAAGatgctccccaggtgattctgatccaGGTAATTATGCAAGGCTTTGATAAAACATTTGAAGTGCAATCCATTCCATGAACTGTTTCTTCCTGGAATTGCTTATCATAATACTAGAACGATAAAAGAACTTGGGGAAGATTATTGAGTCAATGACAGAATTTGCACAaacctagtggctcagcagtaaataatccacctgcaatgcaggagatgctggttcaatccctgggttgggaagatcccctgaaggaaatggcaatccactccaatattcttgcctgaaaaaattgcatggacagaggagcctggtgggctacagtccatggggttgcaaaacagctggacacaatttagtgactaaacaacaactggcTCCTTAGCAAAAATCAATCAGAAAATCAATTAAATAAAAGATCAATTAAATATTGAAACATGATGTATCACAAGTATGTGTGGATATCAGAAGGAAAAGATAAGTCTTTATTCTGTagggaaaatataatttctaatatttatatagtAGCCATTCTACTTTAAGTGTATTTATAAAGTTTTTacctttcaagtttttttttcccccacattatCGATTGGGGATGGGATGAAGGGAACTGTTCCCTTAGATCTGTTTCCTGTATTACTTTTTGCAATTTACACATATTCTGAGTCTTCTGAACCAGTAGGACAGGCCTGCCAGGAGCCTTCAGGGAGAGATCATCCCACAAAAGACAAAACTTCAGTTTTTTAGACTTAAAGCAGAAACTCTGACTGCAGAGTGGCATCTTTTACTCAAATTTGAACTCTAGTCCAATTCCCAAAACGGACTCATGATGTCTGACTCCTAGGGATGAGGTATCCTGTGGTTGAAATTGGATGGGACTATTGCTAAGAATTCTGCATCACACTGTGGCCCATGCAATCCTGGAACAGCCCCCcagtggttgttgttttttagttgctaagtcatgtctgattctttgcgaccccctgggctataaccccccaggctcctctgtccataggatttttcaggcaagaatactagagtgggttgccatttccttctccaggggatcttcctgacccagggatcgaacctgtgtctcctgcattggaggcggattctttaccactcaggccacctgggaagtcctcccaCTGTGTTAAGCATCGTTATAAAGCAGAGAGAGATTTAGAAGACAAGAGTAGGGATTCAACCCACTGGGGACACCAGGAAACTCAGTGGGGTTTTGGCACTGGAGGACTCCAGTGCCCAGCAGGCATGGCAGGACCCAGGGAAACCAGGGATGGAGCTCAACAGCAGAGGCCTGGCATGGAagaccccacctccctgcctATTGGACTTGTTCCTGAGCACAGGTTGAGTCACACTAGGACCCTCCCTCAAAACTGATGTTCTACAGTGGGTTGGGGTTCTATATGCCTAGGTGGGAACAAGAGCCCACCAAGTACAGCTCAGTCACCTCATTTCTTCCCCACAGCAGCCCTGTGAGATAAGTGTTTTCCCATGAAAAGATCAAGTCTTAAGCAAGTGTATCTGTAATAATTGCCAGTTTTATTCCTCTGGCTAAGAGATCCAGAGGTATTTCGaggtttacatttttttaatagttcttttatCAAGAGTTTAAGTGCCCCCATTGCCCTTATAAGCTGGTTGCAAATTATTTGATTGActcttaattaataaaaaaactttaattctctttgtgtgtgtgatgtgttcattaaaaaatacatataagcaaaaaaaaaaaaacagcacacaGAAACAAGCACAGTTAGATTTctgatatatgcatgtatgtatacacacgcgcgcacacacacaattTGAGACTTTCTCCTACATATGTGAGCTGGTACTAAATATGCTGCTTTGTAACCTGttatgttttactttacaatatgaaatgaacatattttcatgcatATGTGCGAAATTTCCCAATCGAAAAATAGACCTAGAGAATGTGTCAAAATACAAAATGCAGATGCTGAAAACAAGGAAACTATACCTAAAACAAAACTCCACcagatgattaaaaataaagcaaaagtcacagatacatcaggaaatGCTAACAGAAAGCTGGGGCAAgattttaatatcagaaaaaaaaaaaagaattcaaggcCTAAAGCACACGGGATAAGGACGGCTGCGTGAATGTCTTTGCTTCCAATGCATCATCACAAACTTGTTCCTTACTCTTCTTATCTCTTCCCTAAGCCTTTCCAACTCATCTGCTCCTCTTATCATTTCTTCAGGGTCCAAATGCCTAACGGGAGTGTCCTCTTTATATCCCTGACCAGGCTGAGTCAGCCCTCCTCTAAGGTTTCCTTCTGCTTCCTGGCTTACACCTTCTTCAGAAGGTTGAGGATTTCCTTCTGCCTCCTGTGGTACAGCTTCCAAAGGGCGGTCTTCCTCAGCCTTTGGCATGTtctgtggttttctttcattttctccacaaGACTTTTGCATGTTGAGTATTTTTCGATTTCCTTTTTGAATAAATTAACCCTGGAAAACAAGGGAACAGAACAACTAGATGCCAGGCAAATGAACCAGCAGCTAGAGTATGGGTTTCCATAGAGACTGGCTTCTTCTCATTTAGGTCTCTTAACTGTCAAAGTTTTCCAACTAGAAAAGGCTAGATCCTCAGGCTCCGAACTCCCCTGGCTCcgcccctctctccccctcctcaccctccccCTCCCGCTCCAGCTCCATCTTCTCTCCTCGCGCTCCAGCCCACCATTTCCCAGCAGGCCCTGCTACAGGCCTCTCCTAGCACCGAAACAGGAGCAGGGAGCAGCGAGAAGCGCGGAAGCAATTAACCCCTCCCTCGCCTCCGATCTCCAACACTCCCGCCCTTTTAGGCTTTCCCAAGCCATTCCAACCTCCTACCTCTCACCTGAGACCGGCTGGTCCAGTCTCTGGCCTCCCCTCCGCCTTCCACGTCTCTCCAGTCTCCCCCTTCCCCCGCCCCATTTCCGCTGCAGGCTCTGCACAGGCCTCTGGCGCTTCATCCGGATGGGGAGAGGCTGCAGTGACCCCGGGATGGGCTTCGGTGTCATCCGcactcaccccccacccccacccccacccccacccccacccccaggaacaGGAGGCAACTGCACCTTTGCACTGACCTGCAGggatccagggaattttcctccctcttccctcagtCGATTTGGGTCGCTCCCCAAAGACCAAGAGTCCTGCAGACCGACAAGACTGCTCGGTGAGGAGGTCAGTACCTGAATCACGGGTCCCTTTAACGATTCTAGGCCTTGTTCGTCTGAAAGTTTCCCCACGTCCTCATCCTCGCGATCCTTTTAAGGCAACCCCGCCCTCCCTCCCCGGTGCCCACCGGTTCCCTTCAGGCAGAGAGTGAGCGACTCAAGTTGTTCCTAAATtgtttctgtgtctctcttgGGATCCTCAATTAGCtacccttctccttctccacccCCAAACTGCCCAAAATTCCCCGCACAAAAATGGAAGTTTAGCGGAACCGTGGTGTTAGGAAAGTAGTACTGGCTACGCACGGTTTCTGCTATCTGACTTCTAGACCCCAGCGTCCCGAAGGCAGCGCCCGGCTTTATACTGACCTGAAAGGATCCCGGGCACTTTTCTTCTCCAGCTATAGGGAGCTGCTCCTGGGAAACAGGCCCTGGACTATAAGGACTTCTGCACACGTCGACTCCTGGTCACGTGAGGGCCGCGTCATCAATGAGCTCGAGTCCTCGGTTACTCCTCCCATTTAACACTGCAGCCCGCCCCCTGCGTTCCCTCCATTTGATACTGTCaatcttttctttcatatttgcCAATCAGAGACAATAAAACTGGTATCTTCTTCCTGCAGTTTGTATTCGTCTTTCTCGGGTTACCAGGGAGAATCAGCCTCTCGGGGTGAATAGACAATTTCTCCTTCTTTGGGGAATCATCTCTTTCTCCTGCTTCCAATTTCACCTCCTCTCTTCCCCCCAATATCCTACAGTCCACCATTTCCCTTGGAGTCCTGTCTAGCATTAAAATGGGCGAAGGTGGTAGATCGGGGCAAGAGGGCGGCTAGAAAAGAATCTGGCAGTGAGagtgtggggttttttttacTAGTTCTCTTAAATAGTTTTCTGCTTTAATGTTTTAAACAATAAGCTTActctttaaaaatgatgtttaaaaaagaaatgccacATAAGCAATATTTGACACAATATGGAAGACAAATTAGTTACATCAATTTTTAAGACTTTGGAAAAGTTTTCTGATAGCTGCAAATGAAATGACAGTTTTCACAACATATTGAtgtgttagaaaatgtttttttaaatcttattaaaACAGCGCCTTTTAAAACTGACGCCAAATTAACCGGTGGGAAGAGGCCCAGTTTTCTCTTGTTAGCAGCTTTATGTAAGTAATCCactagtttttctctttctggttaaACTCATGTTGTAAAGTGTTAGATGTCTGACCGTTTGTGAGGACTGTTGCATGGCTTCTGGTTGTTTTAAGTGGAGGCTTCAGGCTTCCTCTTCTTATGGCCTCTGTAGAATCCAGTGTTTTGCTAATCAGATTAATCTATAGAAAACCCTCCTTTCCATGGAGTCTACTTTAATTTGAAActcaaaaaaaaatgtgttggaaAATAACTCTCACACACTCTTGGAGTACAGAAAGGAGAGAGTTCCTGGTGAGTTCTGACAGTTTGGTGTGAGGCTTTGTGGAATTTTCATTGATGCAGGCTGCTCTTGAGGTATTCTGGTATCAGTTTGTTCCATGGAAAGCAGAGAGAACATCATTGCTGTAAAAATATTGGTTAAAAGAGGAAACTGATATTCTTGCAACCCAGCGTCCACTGGTACTTGGAGGTATGTTGGTACCAGGAATGGCAGTCTGGCCAGTGGAGCCTGCTGGAGGGTCAGGGAAAGAGGCAAAGAGGGGTCTCTTATCTAGGGTGGTCATGGTGGGATGTGGTAGCCAAAGACAGAGCCCACCACAGAGAAAGCAGGGTTGGAAgaagtatttttgttgtttttatgtttcacaatttatatatttaagctTGATTATTTATTCCACAGTTGAGGGATACATTTCCTAGTATTCAAGGGAgagtatttaatataaatatagctATTGAATTATAAAGAGGTAACCATTACCACAAAATATTTCCCTTATATTTAATGGgggaaatttatattttaaaaaattatcctatAGTGAAATTAACATTGTTTAGGGTGTATAGTTCTATGAAATTtaagaaatgtatatatttgtggAAGTACCACCATAGTCAGGATACAGTTCATTCACCCCCGAAAAAAAACCTAGTGCAGTTATACTTTACCCGCTTCCATGAACTTTGGCAACCTCTCAtctatcattttctctttttcagaatgttatataaatgaaatctatAATACGTCACATTTAGAGACAGGCttcattcactcagcataatgccctaGAGATTCATCATTTAAGCTGTTTCATGTACTATaacccattttttctttttactgagtAGTATTTTGTATAAATATGTTCCAGTTTATTTGTCCATTTACCCTCAGTAGGACATTTTTGTTCTTCCCAGTTTTGAGTAATAATGAAAagagctgctgtaaacatttgtgtacagggtTAGGCCGTGATTGCTTCAAACCAGACTGTTAGGGTAACCTTTTCTCTGACCTGTCTACCTTCATACCTCCTTATCCCCTCTCAATTTACTTTGCACATTTCTGTCAAATTAAATTCACTCTTCCTTATTTTCAACGTGTCATTCTCCTGCTCAAAGGCTCTGGATGGCAACCCATCTGTGAAGTATATCCTGCTTTTCTCATCCTGACCTTCACTGTTATCAGAATTGAGCCACACTTGTCATCTACTTTTCTGCCCCATCCAAaaggaactctcattcactgtGCCCAAGtgtgctttcttctctctctttgtccTTGCACCCCATTTTCTTCCTCCTGATTGCACTCCTCTTCCTCCTAGATCCTGGTCCTGCTCATTCTTAGGGACCTAGCTCCATCACCGAGCCTCTAAAAAGCTTCCCCAGCTCTAAGTGAGCTCTCACTCCCCTGTCAATGCTGCACATAGGGTCTGAACCCCTCATATTACCCTCAGCAAAGGTTGCCTTATACCTTTCCCCTTTCCTGTGTATTAGTGTGTATGTTGGGTGGGGTTATCGAACCAGGCAAATATTCAGATGTGGGTTGCTAATGGGGAGTAGGGGCAGGCTCCAGCTCTCAAGCTGCTTGAGTGGCTATTGGGATTTTAAACAGTGCATCTCCCAGAAATTTCAGAGATTCAGAAGGAGCTGTATGCCAATTGGCTCACAGACGAACCTTCCCTGCTTGCCCAAAACTGGAGCAGAAATTTCACTGTCTCCTCCTCTGTTTATTCTGCTTATGGGTAGTCAGAACAACACTAACGCCATTTTTATGGAGCTACTGACAGAGGATATTGCCCTGTTTTCCTAAATAGTCATAAGAGAGATCAGTCAGCTCACTGGTGCACACCTGACCAAGAGCCAGATGGTACATGCCTACACCTTTGTCTTTGTCCCTGAGCAATTTCAGTACATCAGTAGAGCACTcagctacttttatttttttttattaatttattttaattggaaggtaattacaatattgtggtgggttttgccatactttgacacgaatcagccacaggtgtacatgtgtcccgcCCCCCCCcctgtcctgaacccccctcccacctccctccccatcccatccctctgggttgtcccactgcaccagctttgagtgccctgcgtCCAAAaatctattctttacatctgtgtctcttttgctgtcttggcATATAGGGTCGtcgttaccatcttcctaaattccatcagttcagtcgctcagtcgtgtccgactctgtgtgaccccatgaatcgcagtacgccaggcctcactgtctatcaccaactctcggagttcactcaaactcacatccgttgagtcggtgatgccatccagccatctcatcctctggcatccccttctcctcctgcccccaatccctcccagcatcagagtcttttccagtgagtcagctcttcacatgaggtggccaaagtactggagtctcagctttagcatcattccttccaaagaaatcccagggctgatctccttcagaatggactggttggatctccttgcagtccaagggactcgcaagaatcttctccaacaccacagttcaaaagcatcaattctttggcgctcagctttcttcacagtccaactctcacatccatacatgactactggaaaaaccatagccttgactagatggacctttgttggcaaagtaatgtctctgcttttgaatatgctatctaggttggtcataaccttccttccaaggagtaagcgtcttttaatttcatggctgcaatcaccatctgccgtgcttttggagcccccaaaataaagtctgacactgttgccactgtttccccatctatttcccatgaagtgatgggaccagatgccatgatcttcattttctgaatgttgagctttaagccaacttttttgctctcctctttcactttcatcaagaggctttttagttcctcttcgccttctgccataagggtggtgtcatctgcatatctgaggttattgctatttctcccggcaatcttgattccaccttgtgtttcttccagcccagcgtttctcatgatgtactctgcatataagttaaataagcagggtgacaatatacagccttgacgtactccttttcctatttggaaccagtctgttcttccatgtccagttctaactgttgcttcctgacctatagatgcattaatatactgtattggtgtttttctttctgacttacttcactgtgtataatagggtccagattcatccacctcattagaactgactcaaatgtgttcttttttatagctgagtaatattccattgtgtatattaccacaactttcttacccGTTCGTCTGCCAATAGatatccaggttgcttccatttcctagctattgtaaacagtgctgtgataaacatggggtatacgtgtctctttcaattctggtttcctcagtgtgtatgcccagcagtgcaattgctgggtcatatgacagttctatttccagttttttaaggaatctgcacactgttctccatagtggctgtactactttgcagcccaacaacagtgtaagagggttccctgttctccgtaccctctccagcatttgttgtttgtagactttttgatagcagccattctgaccagcgtgagatggtacctgcttgtggttttgattttaatttctctgataatgagtgatattgagcatcttttcatgtgtttgttagccatctgtatgtcttctttggagaaatgtctgtttagttctttggctcattttttgattgggtcatttatttttctggaattgagctgcatgagctgcttgcatattttggagataattctttgtcagttgcttcatttgctattattttctcccattgtgaaggctgccttttcaccttgcttataggctccttcattgtgcaaaagtttttagtttaattaggtcccatttgtttatttttgcttttatttccattactctgagaggtgggtcatagcagatcctgctgtaatttatgtcggagagtgttttgcctatgttctcctctaggagttttatagtttctggtctttaatccattttgagtttatttttgtgtatggtgttagaaagtgttctagtttcattcttttacaggtggttgaccagtttccccagcatcacttgttaaagagattgtcttttctctattgtatatttttgcttcagCTACTTTTAAATTAAGTTAATCACAGTAGCTTTTCAATGTAAGATTTTTGGAAACAAGAGCATTATAGTCAAttaagaactatttttaaaaaggaaagaagaggaggtaCACATTGATTTAAATAATGAAGACGTGACTTCTGGAGAGTAGACACCCTGCCCCTCTGACCCaatcaatattttgtttttgtgcACCAAGAGAGCCCTAGGGATAGCTCCAAAGTCCACAGCCTTTCAAGTGGTgtgaggggaggagaaagaagcTCTTAAACAGGCCTATGACATCTAGAATATTGTTTTCTATGCTCCCTTTAGAAGTTATTTTCTGAAGCTCTGAATTCAACAACTCCTGCATATTTCTTATTGTTCTTTCGAAGCTTATCCCACAGAAGAGCTTGAGATGGCTGTTTCTCTCCCTCGTTTCTCTGGTACGCTGTCTGTGGCTTGAAAACATCCCTCCCGACATGGCTGAATCTGCTGCAGATCCAAAGGTTTGGCTTCAGAGCATGGACTGAAGCAGCTGCCATCTGAGATGATAAACCCTCTGGAATGGAAGTAGACCTAGCACATTTCACCACTTTGCTCAGCTGAGCATGAATCCACTCATGTTCTGATGTGAGTGGTGCACACAGTGCTCAAGCAGACTTCTACTTAGATTGTATGTCTCTGCTTcagaagtgagtgaaagtgaagtcactcagtcgtgtccgactctttgcgaccccatggactgcagcctatcaggctcctctgtccatgagattctccaggcaagaatactggagtggattgccttttccttctccaggggattttcccaacccagggattgaacccaggtctcccacattgcaggcagacgctttaacctctgagccatgagggaagccctgcttcagaaagtaaactcaaaacaacaacaacaacaaaaacccagaaaGTAAAGTCATCTACCATCCCTCCTGTCACTGTGTTCTTCACTTTTGGGAATTTGGCATGCATAAGTTTCACAAGGTCCAAAAACTCTCCAAAATAGACATTTGCTACATCCAAGCAAATGAACATAATTTGAAGTGCAACTTTCATCTCTTCCAGATAATTCTGCCCTCTTTTCTGAACTCTCAGCTAAATGCTGCACACATTGTAGCTTAGTGTAGTCCAGAGTTTCTAGTTATCAAGGGCATAATGTTGATGAGTTACTGTGAACCTGAAATGCTGTACCATAGCCACTGCCATTTCATATGTCCCCATGGTCTCTGTGTTGGCCACAGTCCTAGGAATCCTTGAGTTGGTCTGCTTAGACTTTCCTACTACGTGACAGAATGCTCAAGACTCACCTCAGCTGGATTCTTGAGATTGCTTTGCGTAAGCTGTGAGGTTCATGTCTACGTGGAGCATGTTGCTGGGTTGCAGGGAGGCACATGTCAGCTGTACTACAGCTTAGACCAGGCAACTTTTTCCTGTGGCAAAAAACAGAGTTGTTGGGGAGACAGTGCTATTGCTGCTCTCCgggtgcttttaaaaattaagtttatagTGGAAAGAAAGTCTTTTTGCTGACCTCTTGATTCTGCCTTAGTTGCCTGTGCTACCTTATCCTTGAGGCATTCTATTTACCTATCCTAAGGCTTTCCCCCTGGTTTTTTGACTTTCTACTTTGAATCCCTTATTTATCTGTAAGTCCATTAGAACAAAAAACCTTATCTGGTTCAACTTTGTAACCATTCCAGTGATGAAAGTTCAAGGTGACAGAAATGATTTAAACTTTCACTCAGAagagaatggttaaataaattatccaTACTGTGGAAGTTGTGTAGAaattaaaagtaatgaaatattGCACATGCAGTAACAGCAGATGATATTGAAGTCATATTTTTGAGTGTATAAAGTGGCAGAACAGTATTTAGAGAGTACTcttccacacacaaacacatagtgcatatatatatatatatgcatgcaatgAATTTATTAAGTAGTTCTAATTTTCTGGTATAATCatggaataattttattttttccagtaattGCTGTCAGCTGTGGTCTGTCAAATCTTCCCTTTCTCACTGAATAGTGAATTTGTTCAATTatgtttcagtttgttttctcAACTATTCAATCACTTTCATTCATTAAGAGAGTTTTGTTTTGGGTTCTTGAAACTCAgtctggtttattttttaaactttttgtgttgaaataattttagttCTAAAGAAGTATTTGAAAGGTAGTACAAAGCATTTCTGTAAACACT
The nucleotide sequence above comes from Capricornis sumatraensis isolate serow.1 chromosome X, serow.2, whole genome shotgun sequence. Encoded proteins:
- the TCEAL8 gene encoding transcription elongation factor A protein-like 8, producing MQKSCGENERKPQNMPKAEEDRPLEAVPQEAEGNPQPSEEGVSQEAEGNLRGGLTQPGQGYKEDTPVRHLDPEEMIRGADELERLREEIRRVRNKFVMMHWKQRHSRSRPYPVCFRP